The DNA region AAGCACTTAAAATTGCCAAGAAAGTGACTTCATTAGGTCTACAGCCCTCCTGCGTCATCCTGTAAAATAGCATAATGGCATCTCTCGCCTGCCCATGAACGCCATAACCAGAAATCATGGCTGTCCAAGATTTCACATCTTTGCTCTCCATCCTATCAAAAATGTCTATAGCCTTCTCCAAGAACCCACATTTAGCATACATATCAACCAAAGCCGTTCCAAGAACCTCATCCAACACCATTTCCTCCTCTTCCACATAGTCATTAATGCGTCGGCCTATATTTATGGCTCCAGAGGCAGCACAAGCTGAAAGCAATCCTGCCAATGTAGACGAGTTCAACTTCGCTCCATGAAGTTTCATATCATGTAATAGAGCTACCGCATTTTCTACCATGCCACTTCTTGCATACTTATCTATTATACAATTCCATGTAACAACATCCTTTTCAGCAGCTTCATTGAAAATCCTACGCCCTAATTCAATATTCCCAGTTTTTGCATACATATCAATCAAAGCAGTAACCAAATTTAAATCAGAACAAAAGCCAACTTTAATGCAATGCCCATGAAGAGACTCTCCTCCATGTAAATTTCCAAAATCACCAATAGCAgataaaacactcaaaattgtGGTGACACTGGCTCTCAAACCACTCCTACACATCTGCCAGAACAAATCCAATACCATAGTAGGCTGAGACATATGAAGATAGCCACTCATCATAGTGTTCCATGAAACCAAATCATATTGAGGAAATTCACCAAACAACTTATGGGCATCCCCAATTCTCGCACAAGCACAATACAAATGCAGAAGGGTATTCTTTACATCGATAAACAGCCCATGCCCAGACCTCACAACCACCCCATGAATCCCTTGCCCAGTTCCAATGGCCAATACACGAGCACATGCTTTAAGAGTAGCAATAAAAGAAAACTGGTCTAGTGTAATTCCTTGAGCCCTCAAATGACTGAAAACACCAAAAGTTTGGTTTGGGTCATCACCAATGGAATAGCCTCTGAGCATGGTATTGAACATGTACAAATTGGGGTTCTGTATATAACTGAAAATAGAGGCTGCGTATTCCATGTCATTGATGGAACACGCGAGAAGCTTGCTAAGAGTGAAGGGGACACGGTCAAGGCCAGTCTTGACCATAAAGCCATGGACTTGAGAGGTTTCTGAGGTTTTCTTGCAAGAtttcaaaagagaaatgagATTCTGGTCCTCTGAGAACGTAGAGTAGTGTTTTGGGTTAACAAGTCTGGGCCAAAGCTTGAATTTTTGCCTCAAGCATGAGGCATTGCCTAAGGTCATGagttattgtttattgtttacgATAATTAACGTAACCGTAACGGATTCGAGTGTTCCATTTCTAGTCATCCTGATTTATTGTTTTTGCATGATGGCgtaaaatttaataactaaAAGCTTTTAACTTAGGACCCGTTTATTtttacgtgtatatatatatatataatttttaatttttgagtatTTAGTATGATGTAAaagatttaacaaaagaaaataacatttacGAGGCGCAAATAGTTTACGCTTCTTATTTGTGCAAACAATTTTACCACACTCTCCTTCTGGGCAAGCAATTGTAAGAGCGCTTTTTATGGGGCCTACCTGTCTAAGCACGCTGCACGTATCAATTTGCTtgaacaacttttttttttttctttttttgttgcttgAACACCTGCTTTGGTATATAGGCTCCACAAAGACCTTTTCACAATTACATACTCAAATTGCAAGTTATATAGGTAGGTAATTGCACTGAATTTCAATCACACATATGTATACCTTCTATTTTAGTATGCAATAAGGTATACCGGGTAGCCATGCCTCacccaccccaaaaaaataaaggaaaaaaaattataagtaaaaataaaaaataaaaaataaagttttaattttagtcatttggttCCCCAACAAAATTTTGGccctattttaaaaatttttgtcctatccaataaaaatttttggccctattcttaatttttttggtccatactcattaattttttttttttttttttttttgtccttacgGTAgtttttagttcataaaaaacaaccaaaatatttttttgtttaaaaaaaattctaaaaatctgaaaaaaaaataaataaataaattggctGGACCCTCTCATAAAATTTCCTAGTTCTGTCTTTTACTCGCACACTATCATCTTCCATGGCTCATCTTTGTTATCTCTCtttgaggataacttctataaggagctgGTGTAAACCAGCTCCTTTGTGCCCACTAATTAGAATTGGACAGCTAGGATTATCACACCAAATCAAATGAGGTGAAAAACACTGGATTAAAACACCAACTCCAATCATCCACAAAAACCCTCATttttctcctctccctctctctttctctctctctccagcggCGCCGTGCAACCCAGCCCAGAGCTTGCCATTGACGACCCCGGAGGACAGCCCAAATTTTGACGGAGAAGATGACAGAGCCCAACCCATACTgccctctctcactctcactctcactctcacagacacacaccggcagcagagaaaaaaatttctctgctgcCCAGTGCTTTCTCCACGTCAACGTTTTTGAACATCAATATTGCTGAGGGACACCACAAGATTAATTTGACATATTCTTGTTTGGAGGCTTATGCCCTGCCATTTAGATCAAcaaaagattttgaaaacaaTCACAACTTCCATTGCTTCAATTGCAGGAATTACAATGTCCTGCCAACACAACCTCAAAGTAGCTTATAATTATTTGGTCACTAATGATCCTAGTTTAAAGAAGCAATTTATAATGTAAGAAAAAATCAGACATTTAAGCAATTATTTGACACTAAAACCAGATTATTTGACAAAAATccagagagaaagaaaggttgGGTTCCtgcgggagagagagagaggttgggTTCCGGCAAGATCTCTGCCATGCCGCTggcaagagagaaagagagagcacc from Corylus avellana chromosome ca10, CavTom2PMs-1.0 includes:
- the LOC132164254 gene encoding pentatricopeptide repeat-containing protein At1g26900, mitochondrial, with product MTLGNASCLRQKFKLWPRLVNPKHYSTFSEDQNLISLLKSCKKTSETSQVHGFMVKTGLDRVPFTLSKLLACSINDMEYAASIFSYIQNPNLYMFNTMLRGYSIGDDPNQTFGVFSHLRAQGITLDQFSFIATLKACARVLAIGTGQGIHGVVVRSGHGLFIDVKNTLLHLYCACARIGDAHKLFGEFPQYDLVSWNTMMSGYLHMSQPTMVLDLFWQMCRSGLRASVTTILSVLSAIGDFGNLHGGESLHGHCIKVGFCSDLNLVTALIDMYAKTGNIELGRRIFNEAAEKDVVTWNCIIDKYARSGMVENAVALLHDMKLHGAKLNSSTLAGLLSACAASGAINIGRRINDYVEEEEMVLDEVLGTALVDMYAKCGFLEKAIDIFDRMESKDVKSWTAMISGYGVHGQARDAIMLFYRMTQEGCRPNEVTFLAILSACSHGGLVTEGMRCFEGMVCEYGLSPKVEHYGCMIDLLGRAGLLEEAHKLIKSLPIRGDATAWRSLLAACRVYGNVKLGECVKRVLVKIYNEHPTDSILLSSTYAIAGRLPEERRMQEMKEEKIMKGVECKSVGTEEEKVMKEAGCSIIEMDSHWWPRGHLVGEMRVID